From one Rattus norvegicus strain BN/NHsdMcwi chromosome 7, GRCr8, whole genome shotgun sequence genomic stretch:
- the Odf1 gene encoding outer dense fiber protein 1 isoform X3: MSHLCSLLPGDCRWGQRLRRTTNRILASSCCSSNILGSVNVCGFEPDQVKVRVKDGKVCVSAERENRYDCLGSKKYSYMNICKEFSLPPCVDEKDVTYSYGLGSCVKIESPCYPCTSPCNPCNPCSPCSPCGPCGPCGPCGPCGPCGPCDPCNPCYPCGSRFSCRKMIL, translated from the coding sequence ACTCAGAAGGACGACAAATAGAATTCTGGCCTCCTCTTGCTGCAGCAGTAACATTTTAGGATCGGTGAACGTCTGCGGCTTTGAACCTGATCAGGTCAAAGTGCGCGTTAAAGATGGAAAGGTCTGCGTATCGGCCGAGAGGGAAAACAGGTACGACTGCCTCGGATCCAAAAAGTACAGTTACATGAACATCTGCAAAGAGTTCAGTCTGCCGCCGTGCGTGGATGAGAAAGACGTGACCTACTCCTACGGGCTCGGCAGTTGTGTCAAGATCGAGTCTCCATGCTACCCTTGCACGTCTCCCTGCAACCCCTGCAACCCCTGCAGCCCCTGCAGCCCCTGCGGCCCCTGCGGTCCTTGCGGTCCCTGTGGCCCCTGTGGTCCCTGCGGCCCCTGCGACCCTTGCAACCCCTGCTATCCCTGTGGAAGCCGATTCTCCTGTAGGAAGATGATCTTGTAA